A region of the Mangifera indica cultivar Alphonso chromosome 10, CATAS_Mindica_2.1, whole genome shotgun sequence genome:
acaattaaaaaagttatttggacaaataaaaccataattctaaatcaattaatttaattaaatataatttgtgttgacgtgaaaaacctaaaatcacCCGCTCCGTACTATTTTGTTGAATGAACTAGACTATTGAATATGTTGGTGTCCCACATCAAGAAGGAGGCCTGGATATGATCTGAATAGATTAAGTGAAGAAagttagtttagtttaaatcagattgatttgaattcgtttaattcaaatttatttaatttaaatttaaacgaTTGAGGTTAGAAGatttcacttattttttaaattaaactgaattcGAGCTATGAgatgttcaatttgaattcatagtttaaatttatatctcgattcagtttgaatcaatttaaactcatagttcgaattgatggttcaaatttatagctTAAATCAATaactttgaatattatttagataaaataatatcgttttatcaataaactataaattcgagtCACGAATTTTAATCATGAATTCGAACCAAATCGAaccataaatttcaattattaattcaagctataaaattaaattgaactcaaactgaactgagttaaactatttttctttcaaattgaattcaaatcggttttaattttgatttgataaacttgaatcaaatttaatttgaatcattttttatttaaatcaaatttgaattaaaagtatTCAAGATGGATCCAATTCGTATCCACTCCTTTTAAGAAGGACCCTAACATATCTGTGCGAAAGACAAGGAACAGTTCAACATATTCATTCTTTTATCCCTCTAAAACCTCAAAtctgttataaatttaagttcactgagaagatgaatgaaaaattaaatagagaaTCGCAAGCGGAGTTCAAAAGGAATGAAGAGAGATGGAAGAGTAAAAGTAATGGTTGTGCagaattttatcaaacaaagaaGTGAAGCATCAAGAGCTGTGCGATCGCGTGGAGGTGGTAGGGCGGGGCGTGGGCTTTATATAAGAAAAGCTTACTAGCCCCCACCTTGCACATGTAATGTTTATGCCACTTCTTTCTCATGCTTGTCTATCTCACATTTAATGCTTTCACACAAGGTTTTCAAACTTGTATACATGGTAGAAAGCCCACCGTATATAACACTCCTTATATTTCCAtcatttacaaataattatattaatattattaaaaaaatctaatagaataaaaacaaaaacaaaaacaaaacaattatttaatacttTGTAAAGTAGAATTAgacatatttaaattatctcattaaaaattttactaaaaaaaccGAACGGAACAACCTAATGAAGGGAAAAAAAGTATAGTAcatattttgtctaatataTGATACACTTAAACAATTAACTCCCCTTGATAAGTGTTCTTACTAATGAATACTCCATTtgattataatgaaattaatttgattgtcaATTGTCGTTTATCGATATTATGCACTAATTTTTCAAGTATTGATGTCGGTAATgttttagtgaacaaatctatAAGGTTGTCAGTAGATTGTATTTGTTTAACATCAATCTTTTGACTCTACTAGTGCTCATGAGTATAAAAGAACTTCAATAAgctatgtttggttttgttttctttgatgtaTCCACATTTAATTTGGTTAATACATGATGCATTGTCTTCCTACAATATAGAAAAAGTGTCTATTGTGGAAAGAAGACTCTATATATATTctagatatgatggatgacataCTATAACTATGTACATTCTCGGTTGACTTCATAGAAAGttaaaatctctaaatgatttgaagatgttGCAATCAAAGTCTATTTAGTGGAGTGTCGTGATATttttgtgtcattataagtaaaaacatatcttgTTCGTAAACAAGTTTTATATGGGTtagaaagataattaatatctgtatatccaaccaaacgaaaatttttaagggatttgacaaaataaaataatctcaaatctctagtttcaCATAGGTAacaaagtatatatttgattttgtccCAATAGAGACGGGTTGGTTGTAATACCCTTAAGTACGCtctaggggtatttatgtcttatGTCTTTTGTCTTTGCTTTgagatatttttagttttaaatatatatattcaaatgtatatgtgtttatatatatctatatatatacacaaaacaattacaaaagaaaaacaaagatatatatatatatatattaaaaagtaccCGGCGGTAATCAAAATCTACAGAATGATTGATGATATGGCGTTGGACTTCATTGCAAACGTTCTTGGCATCTTCATTTTTGTACCGGTTATAGCGTATCATTATGTGATGGCTAACCCTAAATATGAAGGCAACTGAGGATATTTAGTATTTTGATGCCATTTGCAGTAGAGATGCCATGTTAGTTTCATAGACTAGGTGGCTGTGAGAGATGGTAATGGCGGCACTCGGCCAACTCAATGTGGACGAGCCTCTGCCGGCGTGGGGTTCTCGTAGTGTTGATTGCTTCGAGAGATTGGAGCAGATTGGTAAAGGAACTTATGGACAAGTTTTCATGGCCAAGGAAATCAAGACTAGGGAGATTGTTGCTTTGAAAAAGATACATATGGATAATGAGAAAGAAAGGTTCCCTATCAGTGCCATACGTGAAATTAAGATTCTAAAGAAGCTTTACCATGAAAATGTTATTAACCTGAAAGAGATTGTTACTTCTCTAGGTCCAGAGAGGGATGAGCAAGGGAGGCCAGATGGTAACAAGTAC
Encoded here:
- the LOC123228439 gene encoding dolichyl-diphosphooligosaccharide--protein glycosyltransferase subunit 4A-like, translated to MIDDMALDFIANVLGIFIFVPVIAYHYVMANPKYEGN